Proteins encoded by one window of Streptomyces sp. ALI-76-A:
- a CDS encoding sugar ABC transporter permease has translation MATRHDTAAPPLKEGGAAPGRPPADAVPEADKRRRARLSRRWQRDMRWSPYAFVSPFFLLFLAFGLFPLIYTGWASLHTVEMTAPTDMEWAGLRNYTRIFDDDFFWNAAKNTLTIGIISTVPQLLMAMGIAHILNYKLRGSTFYRVMMLAPYATSIAAASLVFVLLFGRDYGMINWALNAVGFDNIDWQNDKWASQIAVSSIVIWRWTGYNALIYLAAMQAIPQDLYESAALDGANRWRQFIHVTLPSLRPTILFTVVVSTIGASQLFGEPLLFDANKGTSGGSQHQFQTLGLYLYEQGWVNQHLGRASAIAWTMFLILIVIGIVNYVISRRLRASS, from the coding sequence ATGGCCACCCGGCACGACACCGCCGCGCCCCCCCTCAAGGAGGGGGGCGCGGCCCCGGGCCGCCCGCCCGCCGACGCCGTGCCCGAGGCGGACAAGCGCCGCCGGGCCCGGCTCTCCCGCCGCTGGCAGCGGGACATGCGCTGGAGCCCGTACGCGTTCGTCTCGCCGTTCTTCCTGCTCTTCCTCGCGTTCGGCCTGTTCCCGCTGATCTACACCGGCTGGGCCTCGCTGCACACGGTGGAGATGACCGCGCCCACCGACATGGAGTGGGCGGGCCTGCGCAACTACACCCGGATCTTCGACGACGACTTCTTCTGGAACGCGGCGAAGAACACCCTGACCATCGGCATCATCTCGACGGTCCCGCAGCTGCTGATGGCCATGGGCATCGCCCACATCCTCAACTACAAGCTGCGCGGCTCGACCTTCTACCGGGTCATGATGCTCGCGCCGTACGCGACGTCGATCGCCGCCGCCTCCCTGGTGTTCGTGCTGCTCTTCGGCCGCGACTACGGCATGATCAACTGGGCGCTGAACGCCGTCGGCTTCGACAACATCGACTGGCAGAACGACAAGTGGGCCTCCCAGATCGCCGTCTCGTCGATCGTGATCTGGCGCTGGACCGGCTACAACGCGCTGATCTACCTGGCCGCGATGCAGGCGATACCGCAGGACCTGTACGAGTCGGCGGCCCTGGACGGGGCCAACCGCTGGCGGCAGTTCATCCACGTCACCCTGCCGTCGCTGCGCCCGACCATCCTGTTCACCGTGGTCGTGTCGACCATCGGCGCCTCCCAGCTGTTCGGCGAGCCCCTGCTGTTCGACGCGAACAAGGGCACCTCCGGCGGCTCCCAGCACCAGTTCCAGACGCTCGGGCTGTACCTGTACGAGCAGGGCTGGGTCAACCAGCACCTGGGCCGCGCCTCGGCGATCGCCTGGACGATGTTCCTGATCCTCATCGTGATCGGGATCGTCAACTACGTCATCTCGCGCCGGCTGCGCGCCAGTAGTTAG
- the glmS gene encoding glutamine--fructose-6-phosphate transaminase (isomerizing) has product MCGIVGYIGKRDVAPLLLEGLQRLEYRGYDSAGIVVTSPKTSGLKMVKAKGRVRDLEARVPARFKGTTGIAHTRWATHGAPSDVNAHPHLDAEGKVAVVHNGIIDNASDLRRKLEADGVEFLSETDTEVLVHLIARAQGEKLEDKVRETLRVIEGTYGIAVLHADFPDRIVVARNGSPVVLGIGEKEMFVASDIAALVAHTRQIVTLDDGEMATLKADDFRTYTTEGTRTTAEPTTVEWEAASYDMGGHDTYMHKEIHEQPDAVDRVLRGRIDERFSTVHLGGLNLDAREARRIRRVKILGCGTSYHAGMIGAQMIEELARIPADAEPASEFRYRNAVVDPDTLYVAVSQSGETYDVLAAVQELKRKGARVLGVVNVVGSAIAREADGGIYVHAGPEVCVVSTKCFTNTTVAFALLALHLGRTRDLSVRDGKRIIEGLRKLPGQIAEILEQEEEIKKLAEQYADARSMLFIGRVRGYPVAREASLKLKEVSYIHAEAYPASELKHGPLALIEPALPTVAIVPDDDLLEKNRAALEEIKARSGRILAVAHACQEKADQTIVVPKNEDELDPILMGIPLQLLAYHTALSLGRDIDKPRNLAKSVTVE; this is encoded by the coding sequence ATGTGCGGAATCGTCGGTTACATCGGTAAGCGTGACGTGGCGCCCCTGCTGCTGGAGGGCCTCCAGCGGCTGGAGTACCGGGGATACGACTCGGCGGGCATCGTCGTGACGTCCCCGAAGACGTCCGGCCTGAAGATGGTCAAGGCCAAGGGCCGGGTCCGCGACCTGGAGGCCAGGGTCCCCGCCCGCTTCAAGGGCACGACCGGCATCGCCCACACCCGCTGGGCCACCCACGGCGCCCCCTCCGACGTGAACGCCCACCCGCACCTGGACGCCGAGGGCAAGGTCGCCGTCGTCCACAACGGCATCATCGACAACGCCTCCGACCTGCGCCGCAAACTGGAGGCGGACGGCGTCGAGTTCCTCTCCGAGACCGACACCGAGGTCCTCGTCCACCTCATCGCCCGCGCCCAGGGCGAGAAGCTGGAGGACAAGGTCCGCGAGACCCTGCGGGTCATCGAGGGCACGTACGGCATCGCCGTCCTGCACGCCGACTTCCCCGACCGGATCGTGGTGGCCCGTAACGGCTCCCCGGTCGTCCTCGGCATCGGCGAGAAGGAGATGTTCGTCGCCTCGGACATCGCCGCCCTGGTCGCGCACACCCGGCAGATAGTGACGCTGGACGACGGCGAGATGGCCACCCTCAAGGCCGACGACTTCCGCACGTACACCACCGAGGGCACCCGCACGACCGCCGAGCCGACCACCGTGGAGTGGGAGGCCGCCTCGTACGACATGGGCGGCCACGACACCTACATGCACAAGGAGATCCACGAGCAGCCCGACGCCGTGGACCGGGTCCTGCGCGGCCGTATCGACGAGCGCTTCTCCACCGTGCACCTGGGCGGCCTGAACCTGGACGCCCGCGAGGCGCGCCGGATCCGCCGCGTGAAGATCCTCGGCTGCGGCACCTCGTACCACGCGGGCATGATCGGCGCCCAGATGATCGAGGAGCTGGCCCGCATCCCCGCGGACGCCGAGCCGGCCTCCGAGTTCCGCTACCGCAACGCGGTCGTCGACCCCGACACGCTGTACGTCGCCGTCTCCCAGTCCGGTGAGACGTACGACGTGCTGGCGGCCGTCCAGGAACTCAAGCGCAAGGGCGCGCGGGTGCTGGGCGTGGTGAACGTGGTCGGCTCGGCGATCGCCCGCGAGGCCGACGGCGGCATCTACGTGCACGCCGGCCCCGAGGTCTGCGTCGTCTCCACCAAGTGCTTCACCAACACCACGGTCGCCTTCGCACTGCTCGCCCTGCACCTGGGCCGCACCCGTGACCTGTCCGTCCGGGACGGCAAGCGGATCATCGAGGGGCTGCGGAAGCTGCCCGGCCAGATCGCCGAGATCCTGGAGCAGGAGGAGGAGATCAAGAAGCTGGCCGAGCAGTACGCCGACGCCCGCTCGATGCTCTTCATCGGCCGTGTCCGGGGCTACCCGGTGGCCCGCGAGGCATCCCTGAAGCTCAAGGAGGTCTCGTACATCCACGCCGAGGCCTACCCGGCCTCCGAGCTCAAGCACGGCCCGCTGGCCCTGATCGAGCCCGCCCTGCCGACGGTCGCGATCGTCCCGGACGACGACCTGCTGGAGAAGAACCGCGCCGCCCTGGAGGAGATCAAGGCCCGCAGCGGCAGGATCCTCGCGGTGGCCCACGCGTGCCAGGAGAAGGCCGACCAGACGATCGTCGTCCCGAAGAACGAGGACGAGCTGGACCCGATCCTGATGGGCATCCCCCTCCAACTCCTCGCTTACCACACGGCGTTGTCCCTGGGCAGGGACATCGACAAGCCGCGGAACCTGGCCAAGTCGGTCACGGTCGAGTAG
- a CDS encoding extracellular solute-binding protein — protein sequence MRARTRIARKTMVLAAVAALGSGLLAGCADDGDDGGDGSSSGDTSGKTTITLGLFGTQGFKEAGLYAEYEKLNPDIKIAENVVERNENYYPALVNHLTTNSGLQDIQAVEVGNIAEVVNTQAAKLTDLSKVEGVQSSNWLDWKWKQATTKDGQTIGLGTDVGPMAICYRKDLFEQAGLPSEREEVSKLWAGSWEKFVEVGKDYQGKAPKGTTFLDSPGGLLNAIVSGESEKFYDASGEVIYKTNPAIKKAFDLTAQAAEDGLIGNQTQFQPAWDTTIANGKFAAMSCPPWMLGYIKGKSKPEAAGKWDVATSPKPGNWGGTFLAVPKSGKNADEAAKLAAWLTAPEQQAKLFAKQGSFPSAPAAYTMPQVTGAKNDMTGDSPIGTIFADAAKQIPAQVIGPKDQIIQQGLTDNGVILVTQGKSAEEAWETATKTIDNNLEK from the coding sequence ATGCGAGCACGTACCCGAATCGCCCGCAAGACGATGGTCCTCGCGGCCGTCGCCGCGCTGGGCTCCGGGCTGCTGGCCGGCTGTGCCGACGACGGAGACGACGGCGGTGACGGTTCGTCTTCGGGCGACACCAGTGGCAAGACCACGATCACCCTCGGCCTCTTCGGCACCCAGGGCTTCAAGGAAGCCGGTCTGTACGCCGAGTACGAGAAGCTGAACCCGGACATCAAGATCGCCGAGAACGTCGTCGAGCGGAACGAGAACTACTACCCGGCTCTCGTCAACCACCTGACCACCAACAGCGGTCTGCAGGACATCCAGGCCGTCGAGGTCGGAAACATCGCCGAGGTCGTGAACACCCAGGCCGCGAAGTTGACGGACCTGTCCAAGGTGGAGGGCGTCCAGTCGAGCAACTGGCTCGACTGGAAGTGGAAGCAGGCCACCACCAAGGACGGCCAGACGATCGGTCTCGGCACCGACGTCGGCCCGATGGCCATCTGCTACCGCAAGGACCTGTTCGAGCAGGCCGGACTGCCGTCCGAGCGCGAGGAGGTCAGCAAGCTGTGGGCCGGCAGCTGGGAGAAGTTCGTCGAGGTCGGCAAGGACTACCAGGGGAAGGCGCCCAAGGGCACCACCTTCCTGGACTCCCCCGGCGGCCTGCTGAACGCGATCGTCAGCGGTGAGAGCGAGAAGTTCTACGACGCCTCCGGCGAGGTCATCTACAAGACGAACCCGGCCATCAAGAAGGCCTTCGACCTGACGGCGCAGGCCGCCGAGGACGGGCTGATCGGCAACCAGACGCAGTTCCAGCCCGCCTGGGACACGACGATCGCCAACGGCAAGTTCGCCGCGATGTCCTGCCCGCCGTGGATGCTCGGCTACATCAAGGGCAAGTCGAAGCCCGAGGCGGCCGGCAAGTGGGACGTGGCCACCTCGCCGAAGCCCGGCAACTGGGGCGGCACCTTCCTCGCCGTGCCGAAGTCCGGCAAGAACGCCGACGAGGCCGCGAAGCTCGCCGCATGGTTGACCGCGCCCGAGCAGCAGGCCAAGCTCTTCGCCAAGCAGGGCAGCTTCCCGAGCGCCCCGGCCGCGTACACCATGCCGCAGGTCACCGGCGCGAAGAACGACATGACCGGTGACTCCCCGATCGGCACGATCTTCGCCGACGCCGCCAAGCAGATCCCGGCGCAGGTGATCGGCCCGAAGGACCAGATCATCCAGCAGGGTCTGACCGACAACGGCGTCATCCTGGTCACCCAGGGCAAGTCGGCCGAGGAAGCCTGGGAGACGGCCACCAAGACCATCGACAACAACCTGGAGAAGTGA
- a CDS encoding LacI family DNA-binding transcriptional regulator — translation MASHGARGRSGGRPTLEEVAARAGVGRGTVSRVINGSPRVSDATRAAVEAAVAELGYVPNTAARALAANRTDAIALVVPEPETRFFAEPYFSDMLKGVGAELSDTEMQLLLIFAGSDRERARLAQYLAAHRVDGVLLVSVHADDPLPDLLSQLEIPAVISGPRSAAETLPSVDSDNYGGARTAVEHLLARGCRAVGHITGRLDVYGAQRRVDGYRDALLGAGHQVDERLIEPGDFTEEGGRRAMTKLLARRPDLDAVFAGSDVMAAGARQVLREEGRRIPDEVALVGYDDSAIARHMDPPMTSVRQPIEEMGRRMIDLLLTEIADRRPAAVRGLERQRVVLATELVQRSSS, via the coding sequence ATGGCAAGCCACGGAGCGCGGGGCCGGAGCGGTGGCCGGCCCACCCTCGAAGAGGTGGCGGCACGGGCCGGCGTGGGCCGCGGCACGGTCTCCCGGGTCATCAACGGCTCGCCCCGGGTCAGTGACGCCACCCGCGCGGCGGTGGAGGCGGCGGTCGCCGAGCTGGGGTACGTGCCCAACACGGCGGCCCGCGCCCTGGCCGCCAACCGCACCGACGCGATCGCCCTGGTCGTCCCCGAGCCGGAGACCCGCTTCTTCGCGGAACCGTACTTCTCGGACATGCTCAAGGGGGTCGGCGCCGAGCTGTCCGACACCGAGATGCAACTGCTGCTGATCTTCGCGGGCAGCGACCGGGAGCGGGCCCGTCTCGCCCAGTACCTGGCCGCGCACCGGGTCGACGGCGTCCTGCTGGTGTCCGTGCACGCCGACGACCCGCTGCCCGACCTGCTCTCCCAGCTGGAGATACCGGCGGTGATCAGCGGCCCGAGGTCGGCCGCGGAGACGCTCCCGTCGGTCGACTCGGACAACTACGGCGGCGCCCGCACGGCCGTCGAGCACCTGCTGGCCCGCGGTTGCCGGGCGGTCGGCCACATCACCGGCCGCCTCGACGTGTACGGCGCCCAGCGACGCGTCGACGGCTACCGCGACGCCCTGCTCGGCGCGGGGCACCAGGTGGACGAGCGGCTCATCGAGCCGGGCGACTTCACCGAGGAGGGCGGCCGGCGCGCGATGACGAAGCTGCTGGCCCGCCGTCCCGACCTGGACGCGGTCTTCGCGGGCTCGGACGTGATGGCGGCCGGCGCCCGCCAGGTGCTGCGCGAGGAGGGCCGCCGCATCCCCGACGAGGTCGCGCTCGTCGGCTACGACGACTCGGCCATCGCCCGCCACATGGATCCGCCCATGACCAGCGTGCGCCAGCCCATCGAGGAGATGGGCCGCAGGATGATCGACCTGCTGCTGACGGAGATCGCGGACCGCCGTCCGGCGGCGGTCCGGGGACTGGAGCGGCAGCGGGTGGTGCTGGCGACGGAGCTGGTGCAGCGGAGTTCGTCCTGA
- a CDS encoding metallophosphoesterase family protein, with the protein MGVPERLAERMSMAEQHAYLRTRFSRRTMIRGGAVTLGAVAGGAFVPGATAQAATPAAAPRTETVDGALVAPFGRHLAYGNDPRTEMTVSWQVPVAVKKPFLRVGAHPWDLSHKIDAEVRALHTPAGVGAGGDHTQYYVHAKLANLRPGRTYCYGVGHAGFDPAEPRLLGTLGTFTTAPAHRAPFTFTAFGDQGVSYHGLANDALILAQNPAFHLHAGDIAYGDPAGQGLSGDTGFDSRVWDQFLHQTESVAKQVPWMVSYGNHDMEAWYSPNGYGGEEARWTLPDNGPDRKNLPGVYSFVHGNTAVISLDANDISFEIPANLGISGGTQTSWLESRLRQYRTAHGVDFIVVFFHHCAYCTSTAHASEGGVRQEWVPLFEKYTVDLVINGHNHVYERTDVIKGGEVTRQLPIGGTAHPETDGVVYVTAGAAGRSLYAFSADESYQGRVKDDDAVSSFVCLADGARQQETVAWSRVRYLDYSFLRVDVTPAAKGRTATLTVRGIAETGEQVDHFTVARRAG; encoded by the coding sequence ATGGGCGTACCCGAGCGGCTCGCCGAGCGCATGAGCATGGCCGAACAGCACGCCTACCTGCGTACCAGATTCTCCCGGCGCACGATGATCAGGGGCGGCGCGGTCACCCTGGGCGCCGTCGCGGGTGGCGCGTTCGTACCGGGCGCCACCGCACAGGCGGCGACCCCGGCCGCCGCGCCCCGCACCGAGACCGTCGACGGAGCCCTCGTCGCCCCCTTCGGCCGCCACCTCGCCTACGGCAACGACCCGCGCACCGAGATGACCGTCTCCTGGCAGGTCCCGGTCGCCGTCAAGAAGCCCTTCCTCCGCGTCGGCGCCCACCCCTGGGACCTCTCCCACAAGATCGACGCCGAGGTGCGCGCCCTGCACACCCCGGCCGGTGTCGGCGCCGGCGGCGACCACACCCAGTACTACGTGCACGCCAAGCTGGCCAACCTGCGGCCGGGCCGGACGTACTGCTACGGCGTCGGCCACGCCGGCTTCGACCCCGCCGAGCCCCGTCTGCTGGGCACCCTGGGCACCTTCACCACCGCCCCCGCCCACCGGGCACCCTTCACCTTCACCGCCTTCGGCGACCAGGGAGTCAGCTACCACGGCCTCGCCAACGACGCCCTGATCCTCGCCCAGAACCCCGCCTTCCACCTGCACGCCGGCGACATCGCCTACGGCGACCCGGCCGGGCAGGGCCTGAGCGGCGACACCGGGTTCGACTCACGGGTGTGGGACCAGTTCCTGCACCAGACCGAGTCCGTCGCCAAACAGGTGCCGTGGATGGTCTCGTACGGCAACCACGACATGGAGGCCTGGTACTCGCCCAACGGCTACGGCGGCGAGGAGGCCCGCTGGACGCTCCCCGACAACGGGCCCGACAGGAAGAACCTGCCGGGCGTCTACTCCTTCGTCCACGGCAACACCGCGGTCATCTCGCTGGACGCCAACGACATCTCCTTCGAGATCCCGGCCAACCTCGGCATCTCCGGCGGCACCCAGACCAGCTGGCTGGAGTCGCGGCTCAGGCAGTACCGGACCGCGCACGGCGTCGACTTCATCGTCGTCTTCTTCCACCACTGCGCCTACTGCACCTCCACCGCCCACGCCTCGGAGGGGGGTGTGCGGCAGGAGTGGGTGCCTTTGTTCGAGAAGTACACCGTGGACCTCGTCATCAACGGCCACAACCACGTCTACGAGCGCACCGACGTCATCAAGGGCGGCGAGGTCACCCGGCAGCTCCCGATCGGCGGCACCGCCCACCCGGAGACCGACGGCGTGGTCTATGTGACGGCGGGCGCGGCCGGCCGCAGCCTGTACGCGTTCAGCGCCGACGAGTCCTACCAGGGCCGGGTCAAGGACGACGACGCCGTCTCCTCCTTCGTCTGCCTGGCGGACGGCGCCCGGCAGCAGGAGACCGTCGCCTGGTCCCGGGTGCGCTACCTCGACTACTCCTTCCTGCGGGTGGACGTCACCCCGGCCGCCAAGGGCCGCACCGCCACGCTGACGGTGCGGGGCATCGCCGAGACCGGGGAGCAGGTCGACCACTTCACGGTGGCGCGCCGGGCCGGGTAG
- a CDS encoding universal stress protein, translating into MAGHEFFEPADRKRPVADPTAAEPRAAEEPRHSCDPAFKHGVVVGFDGSTSSERALAYAIGMAHRSGSALIIVHVANRLPTTVWAGCEPPVFVDVPDHRTEVLGLELACADYLAEVPWILVERGGDICHELEEVGREYEADAIVVGSTHGLVGRIFGSVAGRLAKRARRPVVVIP; encoded by the coding sequence ATGGCCGGTCACGAATTCTTCGAACCCGCGGACCGCAAGCGGCCCGTCGCCGATCCCACGGCGGCCGAGCCCCGGGCGGCGGAAGAGCCACGTCACTCCTGCGACCCCGCCTTCAAGCACGGCGTCGTCGTCGGCTTCGACGGCTCCACGTCCAGTGAGCGCGCCCTCGCGTACGCCATCGGCATGGCCCATCGTTCCGGGTCGGCCCTGATCATCGTGCACGTCGCCAACCGGCTGCCCACCACCGTGTGGGCGGGCTGCGAGCCGCCGGTCTTCGTCGACGTGCCGGACCACCGCACCGAGGTCCTCGGGCTGGAGCTCGCCTGCGCGGACTACCTCGCCGAGGTGCCGTGGATCCTCGTCGAGCGCGGCGGCGACATCTGTCACGAGCTCGAAGAGGTGGGCCGCGAGTACGAGGCGGACGCCATCGTCGTCGGCTCCACGCACGGCCTCGTCGGCCGTATCTTCGGCTCGGTCGCCGGGCGCCTCGCCAAGCGGGCGCGGCGGCCCGTGGTCGTCATCCCGTAG
- a CDS encoding helix-turn-helix domain-containing protein, with product MSHDSTAAPEAAARKLSGRRRKEIVAVLLFSGGPIFESSIPLSVFGIDRQDAGVPRYRLLVCGGEEGPLRTTGGLELTAPHGLEAISRAGTVVVPAWRSITSPPPEEALDALRRAHEEGARIVGLCTGAFVLAAAGLLDGRPATTHWMYAPTLAKRYPSVHVDPRELFVDDGDVLTSAGTAAGIDLCLHIVRTDHGNEAAGALARRLVVPPRRSGGQERYLDRSLPEEIGADPLAEVVAWALEHLHEQFDVETLAARAYMSRRTFDRRFRSLTGSAPLQWLITQRVLQAQRLLETSDYSVDEVAGRCGFRSPVALRGHFRRQLGSSPAAYRAAYRARRPQGERPPADGDGAMAGQHGGPASAPAPLHPESGSPLPLQTRRTASPVGTSASLASASSDNGREAYAGSRASLPGQRSGM from the coding sequence ATGAGCCACGACTCCACTGCCGCGCCGGAAGCCGCGGCCCGGAAACTCTCCGGGCGACGCCGCAAGGAGATCGTCGCGGTGCTGCTGTTCAGCGGCGGTCCCATCTTCGAGAGTTCCATACCACTGTCGGTGTTCGGGATCGACCGCCAGGACGCCGGAGTGCCACGCTACCGACTGCTGGTGTGCGGAGGTGAGGAAGGCCCGCTGCGGACCACAGGGGGCCTGGAACTCACCGCACCGCACGGCCTGGAAGCGATCTCCCGGGCGGGCACGGTCGTCGTGCCGGCCTGGCGGTCGATCACTTCGCCGCCACCGGAGGAGGCGCTCGACGCGCTGCGCCGCGCGCATGAGGAGGGTGCCCGCATCGTCGGGCTGTGCACCGGCGCCTTCGTCCTCGCGGCGGCGGGCCTGCTGGACGGCCGCCCCGCGACCACCCACTGGATGTACGCGCCGACGCTGGCCAAGCGCTATCCGTCGGTGCACGTGGATCCGCGGGAGCTGTTCGTGGACGACGGCGACGTGCTGACGTCCGCCGGTACGGCGGCCGGGATCGACCTCTGTCTCCACATCGTGCGGACGGACCACGGCAACGAGGCGGCGGGCGCGCTGGCCCGGCGTCTGGTGGTCCCACCGCGCCGGTCGGGCGGCCAGGAGCGCTACCTCGACCGGTCTTTACCGGAGGAGATCGGCGCCGACCCGCTCGCCGAGGTCGTCGCCTGGGCCCTGGAGCACCTCCACGAGCAGTTCGACGTGGAGACGCTCGCGGCCCGCGCGTACATGAGCCGGCGTACGTTCGACCGCCGGTTCCGCTCGCTCACCGGGAGCGCGCCGTTGCAGTGGCTGATCACGCAGCGGGTCCTCCAGGCCCAGCGTCTGCTGGAGACGTCCGACTACTCGGTGGACGAGGTCGCGGGGCGCTGCGGCTTCCGCTCGCCGGTGGCGCTGCGTGGGCACTTCCGCCGCCAGCTGGGTTCGTCCCCGGCCGCCTACCGGGCCGCGTACCGCGCCCGCAGGCCGCAGGGCGAACGGCCGCCGGCGGACGGTGACGGTGCCATGGCCGGACAGCACGGCGGTCCGGCGAGCGCGCCGGCGCCGCTGCATCCGGAGAGCGGCAGTCCGTTACCGCTCCAGACCCGGCGTACGGCGAGTCCGGTCGGGACGTCGGCGTCGCTGGCCTCGGCGTCCTCGGACAACGGCCGGGAGGCGTACGCGGGGAGCCGGGCGAGTCTGCCGGGGCAGCGCAGCGGGATGTGA
- a CDS encoding GNAT family N-acetyltransferase, producing MSEPLARAEPVSTPRLDLLPLRVEHAAEMAAVLSDPALHAFTGGTPHSPAALRDRYRRLVAGSPDPAVSWCNWVLRARAEACLVGTVQATVVQADTGHLAEIAWVVGTPWQGRGFASEAARALVGQLGQGPVRTVVAHIHPEHLASAAVAAAVGLTPTEEEQDGERRWQLTLPPLPG from the coding sequence ATGTCCGAGCCCCTCGCCCGCGCCGAGCCTGTCTCCACGCCCCGCCTCGACCTGCTCCCGCTGCGGGTCGAGCACGCCGCGGAGATGGCCGCCGTCCTGTCCGATCCGGCCCTGCACGCCTTCACCGGCGGCACGCCCCACTCCCCCGCCGCGCTGCGCGACCGCTACCGTCGGCTGGTCGCCGGGTCACCGGATCCGGCGGTCTCCTGGTGCAACTGGGTGCTCCGGGCGCGTGCGGAGGCGTGCCTCGTCGGCACGGTCCAGGCGACCGTGGTCCAGGCGGACACCGGGCACCTCGCGGAGATCGCCTGGGTGGTCGGAACGCCCTGGCAGGGGCGCGGGTTCGCCTCGGAGGCGGCGCGGGCGCTGGTCGGACAGCTCGGGCAGGGGCCCGTGCGTACGGTCGTCGCCCACATCCACCCCGAGCACCTCGCGTCGGCGGCGGTCGCCGCGGCGGTCGGACTCACACCGACCGAGGAGGAACAGGACGGCGAGCGGCGGTGGCAGTTGACGCTGCCGCCGCTGCCCGGCTGA
- the orn gene encoding oligoribonuclease, producing the protein MNDRMVWIDCEMTGLSLSDDALIEVAALVTDSELNILGDGVDIVVRPPDRALETMPEVVRQMHTASGLLTELSGGTTLADAEEQVLAYVREHVKEPGKAPLCGNSVGTDRGFLLRDMPTLEDYLHYRIVDVSSVKELARRWYPRAYFNSPEKNGNHRALADIRESIAELRYYREAVFVPQPGPDSDTAKKIAAKYVLPGR; encoded by the coding sequence ATGAACGATCGCATGGTGTGGATCGACTGCGAGATGACCGGCCTCTCGCTGTCCGACGACGCGCTCATCGAAGTGGCCGCCCTCGTCACCGACTCCGAGCTGAACATCCTCGGTGACGGTGTCGACATCGTCGTCCGCCCGCCGGACCGGGCGCTGGAGACGATGCCGGAGGTGGTGCGCCAGATGCACACCGCGTCCGGACTGCTCACGGAGCTGTCCGGCGGCACGACGCTGGCGGACGCCGAGGAGCAGGTCCTGGCGTACGTCCGGGAGCACGTCAAGGAACCCGGCAAGGCCCCCCTGTGCGGCAACTCCGTCGGCACGGACCGCGGTTTCCTGCTCCGGGACATGCCCACGCTGGAGGACTACCTCCACTACCGCATCGTCGACGTGTCCAGCGTCAAGGAACTCGCCCGGCGCTGGTACCCGCGGGCGTACTTCAACAGCCCGGAGAAGAACGGCAACCACCGCGCCCTCGCCGACATCCGCGAGTCCATCGCGGAACTCCGTTACTACCGCGAGGCGGTCTTCGTCCCGCAGCCGGGCCCCGACTCCGACACCGCGAAGAAAATCGCCGCCAAGTACGTCCTGCCCGGGCGATAA
- a CDS encoding carbohydrate ABC transporter permease: protein MTTTLTPVEPTDQKTQRVRRPKSARAGGQMHAGPIAYVILALFTIGSLFPLVWTAIAASRDTQRLAQTPPPFWFGSNLFDNLEIAWNDANLGEAFINTTFVAGVSAVTIVFLSTIAGFAFAKLRFKGRGAMMLIVIGTMMVPPQLSVIPLYMMVAELGWTDQLKAVIFPSLVSAFGVFFMRQYLIQALPDEIIEAARVDGASSWRVVWHVVFPAARPAMAVLGMLMFVQTWNDFLWPFLVLTQTGSPTVQVAVAGLGRGFTPDQSLIMAGALLGTLPLLIVFAIFGKQIVGGIMQGAVKG, encoded by the coding sequence GTGACGACGACACTGACCCCGGTGGAACCGACCGACCAGAAAACCCAGCGCGTACGACGGCCCAAGTCGGCCCGCGCGGGCGGACAGATGCACGCCGGCCCGATCGCGTACGTCATCCTCGCCCTGTTCACCATCGGCTCGCTGTTCCCACTGGTGTGGACGGCGATCGCCGCCTCGCGCGACACCCAGCGCCTGGCGCAGACGCCGCCGCCGTTCTGGTTCGGCTCGAACCTCTTCGACAACCTCGAGATCGCCTGGAACGACGCCAACCTGGGCGAGGCGTTCATCAACACCACGTTCGTGGCGGGGGTGTCGGCGGTGACCATCGTGTTCCTGTCGACGATCGCCGGGTTCGCCTTCGCCAAGCTGCGCTTCAAGGGCCGGGGCGCGATGATGCTGATCGTGATCGGCACCATGATGGTGCCGCCGCAGCTCAGCGTGATCCCCCTGTACATGATGGTCGCCGAGCTCGGCTGGACAGACCAGCTCAAGGCGGTCATCTTCCCCTCGCTGGTGAGCGCCTTCGGGGTGTTCTTCATGCGGCAGTACCTGATCCAGGCGTTGCCGGACGAGATCATCGAGGCGGCCCGGGTGGACGGCGCGAGCAGCTGGCGGGTGGTGTGGCACGTGGTGTTCCCGGCCGCGCGGCCCGCGATGGCCGTCCTCGGCATGCTGATGTTCGTCCAGACCTGGAACGACTTCCTGTGGCCGTTCCTGGTCCTGACCCAGACCGGCAGCCCGACCGTGCAGGTCGCGGTGGCGGGCCTCGGCCGGGGCTTCACGCCCGACCAGTCACTGATCATGGCGGGCGCCCTGCTGGGCACGCTGCCCCTGCTGATCGTCTTCGCGATCTTCGGCAAGCAGATCGTGGGCGGCATCATGCAGGGCGCTGTGAAGGGCTGA